A region of Candidatus Eisenbacteria bacterium DNA encodes the following proteins:
- a CDS encoding PLP-dependent transferase, whose protein sequence is MRFETRTVRAGLRPDPTTGAIVPPIVQSATYVLEEVGKTKGFDYTRSSNPTRKMLEQNLAALEEGKWAAVFASGLAAVDAVFRLFRPGDHIVSTDDVYGGVYRLLERLFVPWGLKVTFTDSTDPAAVRRAIRKSTRMVWIETPTNPLLKITDLEAVGRICRDRGVLFAVDSTFATPALLRPLNLGADLVMHSTTKYISGHNQIIGGAVIGRDRDLGDRFHFLQKAVGAVPSPFDCWLTLSGVKTLSVRMERHQKNAMEVARFLEGHPKVRRIYYPGLTSHPQHETARRQMDGFGGMITFELKGGLAAGRRLMNRVKLCSLAESLGAVETMITHPVTMTHADVPREERMARGLTDGLVRLSVGIENVRDIIDDLERALA, encoded by the coding sequence ATGCGCTTCGAAACCCGGACCGTGAGGGCGGGCCTTCGACCCGATCCGACCACAGGGGCGATCGTCCCGCCGATCGTGCAATCCGCGACCTACGTGCTCGAAGAAGTCGGCAAGACCAAAGGATTCGACTACACGCGTTCCTCCAACCCGACCCGAAAAATGCTCGAGCAAAACCTGGCCGCTCTCGAAGAGGGGAAATGGGCCGCCGTGTTCGCCTCCGGGCTCGCCGCGGTGGACGCCGTCTTCCGGCTCTTCCGGCCGGGGGATCACATCGTGAGCACCGACGACGTCTACGGCGGCGTCTACCGACTATTGGAGAGGCTCTTCGTCCCCTGGGGCTTGAAGGTCACCTTCACGGACAGCACCGACCCGGCGGCGGTGCGCCGCGCCATCCGCAAAAGCACGCGGATGGTGTGGATCGAAACGCCCACCAACCCGCTTCTGAAAATCACCGATCTGGAGGCGGTGGGACGGATCTGCCGCGACCGGGGCGTGCTGTTCGCCGTGGATTCGACCTTCGCCACGCCGGCCCTCCTCCGGCCCCTCAATCTGGGGGCGGACCTGGTCATGCACTCCACCACCAAATACATCTCCGGCCATAACCAGATCATCGGAGGGGCGGTGATCGGCAGGGATCGGGATCTGGGAGACCGCTTCCACTTCCTGCAGAAGGCGGTCGGGGCGGTACCGAGCCCCTTCGATTGCTGGCTCACGCTCAGCGGCGTAAAAACCCTTTCGGTGCGAATGGAACGGCACCAGAAAAACGCGATGGAAGTGGCCCGCTTTCTGGAGGGGCATCCCAAGGTGCGACGCATCTACTATCCCGGCTTGACGAGCCACCCGCAGCACGAGACCGCCCGCCGCCAGATGGACGGCTTCGGCGGAATGATCACTTTTGAACTCAAGGGGGGCTTGGCCGCGGGCCGCCGCCTGATGAACCGCGTAAAGCTCTGTTCCCTCGCGGAGAGCCTCGGCGCCGTGGAGACGATGATCACCCACCCGGTCACCATGACCCACGCCGACGTCCCCCGAGAAGAGCGGATGGCACGGGGCTTGACGGACGGGCTGGTCCGCCTCTCCGTCGGCATCGAGAACGTCCGGGACATCATCGACGATCTGGAGCGGGCGCTGGCGTAG